GGAGCGGCATCTGGACCACTGCGTGGGGCCGCTGCTGGGCGAGCATGCCAAGGCGGGCGCCGCCGCGCGAGCCCTACGCGCGATCGCGGCCTTCTTCGCCCAGCTTCGACGAACTGCGGAGCAGTTAGCCTAAATCCGGCAGTTGCCGGAGTTTTGCCGGGGCTGGCGTGGGCGCGTTTCAACCTTGCGGTGTGGGGGCCGGGGGGTTGAGCCAGGGCGGGGAGCGGAGCTGGCGGCCGTACAAGTACTTCCGCAAGGCATGACTGAGGATGCGGGACCACCGTTTGGCGACGGTCAACTGCTCCGCAGTTTGCCACCAAGTCGGCGAAGAACGCGGCGATGGCGCGCAGCGCCTGCACCACCCGATCGCGGCGCCCGTGGCTGGAGGTCACCGTCAGCCGGGTCTGCCCGGCGT
This genomic window from Actinomycetota bacterium contains:
- a CDS encoding transposase; the protein is MRKTTDGQGDLFWAEPGGGAVVWEFAVLVTSLDLEVRSLAQLYRDRADSENLFDELKNQWGWAGFTTRDLDRSQHMARLIALVYNWWTLFVRLADPDHHREAITSRPLLLHGVARQTRHAGQTRLTVTSSHGRRDRVVQALRAIAAFFADLVANCGAVDRRQTVVPHPQSCLAEVLVRPPAPLPALAQPPGPHTARLKRAHASPGKTPATAGFRLTAPQFVEAGRRRPRSRVGLARRRPPWHARPAAAPRSGPDAAP